The Euphorbia lathyris chromosome 8, ddEupLath1.1, whole genome shotgun sequence genome has a window encoding:
- the LOC136201922 gene encoding uncharacterized protein — protein MMESREKHDGEGVVAEEAVIGDITWVKLCSGSWWPALVVGGNSYGSNEDVRVRVRVRLYGSYEYILVDPTKWHSEFQIALNENNGCYQEILRKALEQDISSPHSDDQVRGKPSKSKGTSNKRVSQKRATPRGGNSSKKDGMQKKRNGSTQNEDGELSPELSARRIKVMQTLGLAAPCGSPFRN, from the exons ATGATGGAAAGTAGGGAAAAACATGATGGAGAAGGAGTTGTAGCTGAGGAGGCCGTGATTGGAGATATAACTTGGGTGAAGCTTTGTAGTGGGTCTTGGTGGCCTGCATTG GTTGTTGGAGGCAATTCCTATGGGAGCAATGAAGATGTTCGTGTTCGTGTTCGTGTTCGGCTATACGGAAGCTATGAATA TATACTTGTAGATCCTACTAAATGGCATTCCGAATTTCAGATT GCACTTAACGAGAACAATGGTTGTTATCAAGAAATATTAAGGAAAGCCTTGGAGCAG GATATTTCGTCGCCACATTCTGATGATCAAGTAAGGGGAAAACCATCCAAATCCAAAG GAACATCGAATAAAAGAGTCAGTCAAAAGAGAGCAACCCCAAGAGGAGGGAATTCATCTAAAAAAGATGGGATGCAAAAGAAACGCAATGGGTCTACTCAAAATGAG GATGGAGAGTTATCCCCAGAACTGAGTGCACGGAGGATTAAAGTTATGCAAACTCTTGGTCTAGCTGCTCCTTGTGGATCTCCATTCCGCAATTGA